The following are encoded together in the Tepidiforma bonchosmolovskayae genome:
- a CDS encoding MFS transporter codes for MADLQVAASRLPVPALVAFAVAKLTSQAAQNLFFAALLVAAGTSDHAAAGLSSFFVAMLAGSLIFGVPGGALADRIGPSRSFALGGIGRAAVILAWALEPGSGLLVPAAVFAYSAVSQAYSPAEMALVRTLGSGRHGALHALLLTLQFGGQGLAVAVLAPLLWWLGGTNAMVAGAAVIALAAAAAACSLAVATSRMQLECPARGSAFRDTVRFFRRQAIAREALIALALTSMVVQGSIVALPLYLRNDLAAGSLGAGAVIGAAGLGVAAGLLLAAFRLRPRAAGGTIRAAVLAMAVGTFALASLDYGLRAALELTEFGPLVDLDLRLGTAYAVAVPVAFLLGLSVSLALLAGRTALTAAAPAAHQSRVFAVQATLTDAFVVLPLVLFGVGVEVAGARPVLALMGGVAGFAFLVLEGRILVSWFHPPAEPAAVPVPVERD; via the coding sequence GTGGCTGATTTGCAGGTGGCGGCCTCCCGTCTCCCCGTCCCGGCGCTCGTCGCCTTCGCAGTCGCCAAGCTGACCTCGCAGGCGGCGCAGAACCTCTTCTTCGCGGCGCTGCTGGTCGCCGCCGGCACCTCCGACCACGCCGCCGCCGGGCTCTCCTCCTTCTTCGTGGCCATGCTCGCCGGTTCGCTCATCTTCGGGGTCCCGGGCGGCGCCCTGGCCGACCGGATCGGCCCCTCGCGCTCCTTCGCGCTTGGCGGCATCGGCCGGGCCGCCGTGATCCTCGCCTGGGCGCTCGAACCGGGCAGCGGGCTGCTGGTGCCGGCGGCCGTTTTCGCCTACTCCGCCGTCTCGCAGGCGTACTCCCCGGCCGAGATGGCGCTCGTCCGCACGCTCGGCAGCGGCCGCCACGGGGCGCTGCACGCCCTGCTCCTCACCCTCCAGTTCGGCGGGCAGGGGCTGGCGGTCGCGGTGCTTGCCCCGCTCCTCTGGTGGCTCGGCGGTACGAATGCGATGGTCGCCGGGGCCGCCGTCATTGCGCTTGCGGCCGCCGCGGCAGCGTGTAGCCTCGCTGTGGCCACCTCGCGGATGCAGCTCGAATGCCCGGCCCGCGGCTCCGCCTTCCGCGATACCGTCCGCTTCTTCCGCCGCCAGGCCATCGCCCGCGAGGCGCTGATCGCCCTTGCGCTCACGTCGATGGTCGTGCAGGGCAGCATCGTCGCCCTCCCGCTCTACCTCCGGAACGACCTCGCGGCCGGCTCGCTCGGCGCCGGGGCCGTCATTGGCGCTGCCGGGCTCGGCGTCGCCGCCGGCCTCCTCCTCGCCGCCTTCCGGCTCCGCCCGCGGGCGGCGGGCGGCACGATCCGCGCTGCCGTGCTCGCGATGGCGGTCGGCACCTTCGCGCTCGCTTCGCTCGATTACGGCCTCCGCGCCGCCCTCGAACTCACCGAGTTCGGCCCGCTCGTCGACCTCGACCTCCGCCTCGGCACCGCCTACGCGGTCGCCGTGCCCGTCGCCTTCCTCCTCGGCCTCTCCGTCTCGCTCGCGCTGCTCGCCGGCCGGACCGCGCTGACCGCCGCGGCACCCGCTGCCCACCAGTCGCGCGTCTTTGCCGTGCAGGCGACGCTCACCGACGCCTTCGTCGTGCTGCCGCTCGTCCTGTTCGGCGTCGGCGTCGAGGTGGCCGGCGCCCGGCCGGTGCTCGCGCTGATGGGCGGCGTCGCCGGGTTTGCGTTCCTCGTGCTCGAAGGGCGGATCCTGGTGTCCTGGTTCCACCCGCCGGCCGAGCCGGCTGCGGTGCCCGTGCCCGTCGAACGCGACTGA
- a CDS encoding thioredoxin family protein, producing the protein MTAQRPGRRQWWNPGWSWKAWAIILAMVFPTVGLTAWVGLAARGESPVDPALADLARANAGSEILIVRGPEHTAYHSLAPLPTEAAPRADGLPTLVFFSAPACAACERMQFVHRVMAGERDRVVFVEKSVDRDPVSAAYGIRETPTFVLIDAAGRELARFGALPDAETFRAKVDELLGGR; encoded by the coding sequence ATGACGGCACAGCGGCCGGGCCGGCGGCAGTGGTGGAATCCCGGCTGGAGCTGGAAGGCCTGGGCGATCATCCTGGCGATGGTCTTCCCGACGGTCGGCCTCACCGCGTGGGTCGGGCTGGCCGCCCGCGGCGAATCGCCGGTCGACCCGGCCCTGGCCGACCTCGCCCGCGCGAACGCCGGCAGCGAGATCCTCATCGTCCGCGGACCGGAGCACACGGCGTACCACAGCCTCGCCCCGCTGCCCACGGAGGCGGCGCCGCGCGCCGACGGCCTGCCCACGCTCGTCTTCTTCAGCGCCCCGGCCTGCGCTGCCTGCGAACGGATGCAGTTCGTGCACCGGGTGATGGCCGGGGAGCGCGACCGCGTCGTGTTCGTGGAGAAGTCCGTGGACCGCGACCCGGTCTCGGCGGCGTACGGCATCCGGGAGACGCCGACGTTCGTGCTCATCGATGCGGCAGGGCGGGAGCTCGCGCGGTTCGGCGCGCTGCCCGATGCGGAGACGTTCCGGGCGAAGGTGGACGAGCTGCTCGGCGGGCGCTGA
- a CDS encoding ubiquitin-like small modifier protein 1, translating to MHVNFYATLRPLAGGKTVEFDLPPGATARDLLEAVGARFPAIGELLWTAPGELGDYIKVFVNGREIRHLQLLETPVPPGAEVDIFPPAAGG from the coding sequence GTGCACGTGAACTTCTACGCCACCCTGAGGCCGCTTGCGGGCGGCAAGACCGTGGAGTTCGACCTCCCGCCGGGGGCCACCGCGCGCGACCTCCTCGAGGCGGTCGGGGCCCGCTTCCCGGCCATCGGCGAGCTGCTGTGGACCGCCCCGGGCGAGCTGGGCGACTACATCAAGGTGTTCGTCAACGGGCGCGAAATCCGGCACCTGCAGCTCCTGGAGACGCCGGTGCCGCCGGGCGCGGAGGTCGACATCTTCCCGCCCGCGGCCGGGGGCTGA
- a CDS encoding LLM class F420-dependent oxidoreductase, which yields MKYGIQMFPTDYAIPVTELGRAAEELGFESVFFPEHTHIPTSRRTPWPGGGELPKEYSHTLDPFVVCAAVAAVTKTLKVGTGVCLVMQRDPIITAKEVASVDHLSGGRFIFGIGGGWNEDEMENHGTDPKLRWKILRERILAMKEIWTKEEAEFHGKFVNFDPIWQWPKPVQKPHPPILVGGAGPHTLDRVLEYGDGWMPIGGRTGQVLGAMIRELQERAKAAGRGPIPVSVFGVPPSKEVIEQYAEMGVDRVIFGVRPEGADQVLPALKRYAEVAGL from the coding sequence GTGAAGTACGGCATCCAGATGTTCCCGACGGATTACGCCATCCCGGTCACCGAGCTCGGCCGGGCTGCAGAGGAGCTCGGCTTCGAATCCGTCTTCTTCCCCGAGCACACGCACATCCCAACCAGCCGCCGGACCCCCTGGCCGGGCGGCGGCGAACTCCCGAAGGAGTATTCGCACACGCTCGACCCCTTCGTCGTCTGCGCGGCGGTGGCGGCAGTCACGAAGACGCTGAAGGTGGGCACCGGCGTCTGCCTCGTGATGCAGCGCGACCCGATCATCACGGCGAAGGAGGTCGCCTCGGTCGACCACCTTTCGGGCGGGCGGTTCATCTTCGGCATCGGCGGCGGCTGGAACGAAGACGAGATGGAGAACCACGGGACCGACCCGAAGCTGCGGTGGAAGATCCTGCGCGAGCGGATCCTGGCGATGAAGGAGATCTGGACGAAGGAGGAGGCGGAGTTCCACGGGAAGTTCGTGAACTTCGACCCGATCTGGCAGTGGCCGAAGCCGGTGCAGAAGCCGCACCCGCCGATCCTCGTGGGCGGGGCCGGCCCGCACACGCTCGACCGGGTGCTCGAATACGGCGACGGCTGGATGCCGATCGGGGGCCGGACGGGCCAAGTGCTCGGGGCGATGATCCGCGAGCTGCAGGAGCGGGCGAAGGCTGCCGGCCGCGGGCCGATCCCGGTCTCCGTCTTCGGGGTGCCGCCCTCGAAGGAGGTCATCGAACAGTACGCCGAAATGGGCGTCGACCGCGTCATCTTCGGCGTCCGGCCCGAAGGCGCCGACCAGGTCCTCCCGGCCCTGAAGCGGTACGCGGAGGTTGCCGGGCTGTAG
- a CDS encoding glycerophosphodiester phosphodiesterase codes for MPPELPAGLFAIAHRAGNEPARLAEAVAAGALAIEADLWLHRGHIEVRHTKTAGPLPILWDRWELRPGWRPRLRLPELLEAAPPGVLLHLDLKGWDDRLGPAVREAMAALAPGRPYLVSAQRWSLLEPFHAVEEALVVHSIGSARRFERIARHLEGRRAAAVAIHRELLTQERAGRLQAVSEAVLTWPVNDPALLGPLAALGVRGVISDSLAVVRAVASAGAAG; via the coding sequence ATGCCGCCTGAGCTCCCGGCCGGGCTGTTCGCCATCGCCCACCGCGCGGGAAACGAGCCGGCGCGGCTGGCCGAAGCGGTGGCCGCCGGCGCCCTCGCCATCGAAGCCGACCTGTGGCTGCACCGTGGCCACATCGAGGTGCGCCATACCAAAACGGCCGGGCCGCTGCCCATCCTCTGGGACCGCTGGGAGCTGCGCCCCGGCTGGCGCCCTCGGCTCCGGCTGCCGGAGCTGCTGGAGGCCGCGCCGCCGGGCGTCCTCCTCCACCTCGACCTGAAGGGCTGGGACGACCGGCTCGGACCGGCGGTCCGGGAGGCGATGGCCGCGCTCGCGCCGGGGCGGCCGTACCTCGTGAGCGCCCAGCGCTGGTCGCTGCTCGAGCCGTTCCATGCCGTCGAGGAGGCGCTCGTGGTCCATTCGATCGGCAGCGCGCGGCGGTTCGAGCGGATCGCCCGGCACCTGGAGGGACGGCGGGCCGCGGCCGTCGCCATCCACCGGGAGCTGCTCACGCAGGAGCGGGCCGGGCGGCTGCAGGCGGTGAGCGAGGCGGTGCTCACCTGGCCGGTGAACGACCCGGCGCTCCTCGGGCCGCTCGCTGCGCTGGGGGTGCGCGGCGTCATCAGCGATTCGCTTGCCGTCGTGCGGGCGGTCGCATCGGCCGGCGCGGCGGGCTAG
- a CDS encoding phosphatase PAP2 family protein has protein sequence MTHGGFRNGETLDARRAALAAARELGLMFVAVIAYFAIRGFTEGAYDDALANAQRVVDLEQLLHIHIEEELQDVILGSHALVTLANWVYIWGHWPFIAAVAAWLVISHPAEYRAIRNAFLVSGSIGLVIFATFPVAPPRLFDPTLVDTVTEHSRAYRVLQPPALVNQYAAMPSFHFGWNVLIGLGIVRCSERRWAKAAGVAAPAAMGLATVLTANHYLLDLAAGAAIALAALYAVELARGRRFAPWEMRAWVRPLERVPADAA, from the coding sequence ATGACGCACGGCGGTTTCCGGAATGGCGAAACGCTGGATGCCCGGCGGGCAGCGCTCGCCGCAGCCCGCGAGCTGGGGCTCATGTTCGTCGCCGTCATCGCCTACTTCGCCATCCGCGGGTTCACCGAAGGCGCCTACGACGACGCCCTGGCGAACGCGCAGCGGGTGGTCGACCTCGAGCAGCTGCTCCACATCCACATCGAAGAGGAGCTGCAGGACGTGATTCTCGGCTCCCATGCGCTGGTGACCCTGGCGAACTGGGTGTACATCTGGGGTCACTGGCCGTTCATCGCCGCGGTGGCGGCCTGGCTGGTCATCAGCCACCCGGCCGAGTACCGGGCGATCCGCAATGCCTTCCTCGTCTCCGGCAGCATTGGGCTCGTCATCTTCGCGACCTTCCCGGTGGCGCCGCCGCGGCTGTTCGACCCCACGCTCGTCGACACGGTGACCGAGCATTCGCGGGCGTACCGCGTGCTCCAGCCGCCGGCGCTGGTGAACCAGTACGCCGCCATGCCGAGCTTCCACTTCGGCTGGAACGTGCTGATCGGACTGGGCATCGTGCGGTGCTCGGAGCGGCGGTGGGCGAAGGCGGCCGGGGTGGCGGCCCCGGCGGCGATGGGCCTGGCGACGGTCCTCACCGCCAACCACTACCTCCTCGACCTTGCGGCCGGCGCAGCGATCGCCCTGGCGGCACTCTACGCCGTCGAGCTGGCGCGCGGGCGCCGGTTCGCGCCGTGGGAGATGCGGGCCTGGGTTCGGCCGCTGGAGCGGGTGCCCGCAGATGCCGCCTGA
- a CDS encoding prenyltransferase/squalene oxidase repeat-containing protein, with translation MKRLVLAFAAALAVLPAAAFAALPATDAVIKGAAFIKTVQRSDGSYAESPGQSIDAIIAVRAAGYDPRLDVKDGKSPVDWLTAAAPSITSPVSAAKAALGAKALGLDPKNVGGVNLIAVAQGGYKADTGAYADNAFSQSIAILGLACTGNTVGAKAADNLKALAVQGGGWGFGGNADPDTTAIAIQALLAAGVPKTDEKVAQGLAWLKANQGSDGGWGYDPNDSNTSSTAFAIQALLALGENPEAAAYTKNGVTPVQYLLSKQLPDGSFVGYDPAFAANQVVPALAGRTFCNAPETPITRTRPAAQPTPTPQPTTPAASPTPRATTPAPRPPATGDTAAAQPGSPAPLLAAGGLLLLALGGAAAAAAARRARA, from the coding sequence ATGAAACGGCTTGTCCTCGCCTTCGCCGCGGCCCTCGCCGTCCTCCCGGCTGCCGCATTCGCCGCGCTTCCCGCCACCGACGCCGTCATCAAGGGCGCGGCCTTCATCAAGACGGTCCAGCGCTCCGACGGCAGCTACGCCGAGTCGCCCGGGCAGTCCATCGATGCCATCATCGCCGTCCGCGCCGCCGGCTACGACCCGCGCCTCGATGTGAAGGACGGCAAGTCGCCGGTCGACTGGCTCACGGCCGCCGCTCCGTCGATCACCTCTCCGGTGTCGGCCGCCAAGGCGGCGCTCGGCGCCAAAGCGCTCGGCCTCGACCCAAAGAACGTCGGCGGCGTGAACCTCATCGCCGTCGCCCAGGGCGGCTACAAGGCGGACACCGGCGCCTACGCCGATAACGCCTTCAGCCAGTCGATCGCCATCCTCGGCCTGGCCTGCACCGGCAACACCGTCGGCGCGAAGGCGGCCGACAACCTGAAGGCGCTCGCCGTCCAGGGCGGCGGCTGGGGCTTCGGCGGCAACGCCGACCCCGATACGACCGCGATCGCCATCCAGGCCCTCCTCGCGGCCGGCGTCCCGAAGACCGACGAGAAGGTCGCCCAGGGCCTCGCCTGGCTGAAGGCGAACCAGGGCAGCGACGGCGGCTGGGGCTACGACCCGAATGATTCGAACACCTCGTCGACCGCCTTCGCCATCCAGGCGCTCCTCGCCCTCGGCGAGAACCCCGAAGCGGCGGCCTACACGAAGAACGGCGTGACGCCCGTCCAGTACCTCCTCAGCAAGCAGCTGCCGGACGGCTCCTTCGTCGGCTACGACCCCGCCTTCGCGGCGAACCAGGTCGTCCCGGCGCTCGCGGGCCGCACCTTCTGCAACGCGCCGGAGACGCCGATTACCCGCACCCGGCCGGCCGCCCAGCCGACGCCGACCCCGCAGCCGACGACTCCGGCCGCCTCGCCGACGCCGCGCGCCACCACCCCGGCGCCGCGGCCGCCGGCCACCGGCGATACCGCCGCCGCCCAGCCGGGCAGCCCCGCGCCGCTGCTTGCCGCCGGCGGGCTGCTGCTCCTCGCCCTCGGCGGCGCGGCTGCTGCCGCCGCAGCCCGGCGCGCCCGCGCCTGA
- a CDS encoding energy-coupling factor transporter transmembrane component T, translated as MHPASWIGWVLAVMVVALATTNPFYLSLLLLAVVLVAVLAPREGAGVVSFRALAVFGVVMFALSLGIAAINGNYGDHILFTLPGPRVPEWLGGLRLGGPVSAEGFAAAAIRGLAILCILFAYGVFNGAVSPHRVLRSTPAALFQASLVVTVGLTLLPSSVEDLRRVREMRALRGAPGGLRELPALVVPAIVGGLERSLRLAEAMEARGYGASPPLPARARLAAAASAPLLIAAAWLWFYEADWRIPALGLFGAALALLALWWRAASRVRPVTRFEQERLPAAERAGLAVAAALAVGALGLRLTGAGAMDYNPFAGLPVPGFELLPALIAVASAWPAVLLIARPAPAPAASPEARLAPERAP; from the coding sequence GTGCACCCGGCGAGCTGGATCGGCTGGGTTCTTGCGGTGATGGTGGTGGCCCTCGCCACCACCAACCCGTTCTACCTGTCGCTCCTCCTGCTCGCCGTGGTGCTCGTGGCGGTCCTCGCCCCGCGCGAGGGCGCCGGCGTGGTGAGCTTCCGCGCCCTCGCCGTCTTCGGCGTGGTGATGTTCGCGCTCTCCCTCGGCATCGCCGCCATCAACGGCAACTACGGCGACCACATCCTCTTCACCCTGCCCGGCCCGCGCGTGCCCGAGTGGCTCGGCGGGCTGCGGCTCGGCGGGCCGGTCTCGGCCGAAGGCTTCGCCGCCGCGGCCATCCGCGGGCTCGCCATCCTCTGCATCCTGTTCGCCTACGGCGTCTTCAACGGCGCCGTGAGCCCCCACCGGGTGCTCCGCTCCACGCCGGCCGCGCTCTTCCAGGCGAGCCTGGTCGTGACGGTCGGCCTCACACTGCTTCCCTCGAGCGTGGAGGACCTCCGCCGCGTGCGGGAGATGCGGGCCCTCCGCGGCGCACCCGGCGGCCTGCGCGAACTGCCCGCGCTCGTCGTGCCGGCCATCGTCGGCGGCCTCGAGCGCTCGCTGCGGCTGGCCGAGGCGATGGAGGCCCGCGGCTACGGCGCCAGCCCGCCGCTCCCGGCGCGGGCCCGGCTCGCCGCTGCCGCCTCGGCTCCCCTCCTCATCGCCGCCGCCTGGCTCTGGTTCTACGAGGCGGACTGGCGCATCCCGGCCCTCGGGCTTTTCGGCGCTGCGCTGGCGCTCCTCGCGCTCTGGTGGCGGGCCGCCAGCCGTGTACGCCCGGTCACCCGCTTCGAACAGGAGCGCCTGCCGGCCGCCGAGCGGGCAGGGCTCGCCGTGGCCGCGGCCCTCGCCGTGGGCGCGCTCGGCCTGCGCCTCACCGGCGCCGGCGCCATGGACTACAACCCCTTCGCCGGGCTCCCGGTGCCGGGCTTCGAACTCCTCCCCGCGCTCATCGCCGTCGCCAGCGCCTGGCCGGCGGTCCTCCTCATCGCCCGGCCCGCGCCTGCCCCCGCCGCCTCGCCCGAGGCGCGGCTCGCCCCGGAGCGCGCCCCATGA
- a CDS encoding ABC transporter ATP-binding protein — protein MTALASLQGVTYTYPGAPGPALEDAALDLEPGAFALVAGPSASGKSTLLRVFNGLVPQFHGGTISGSARVAGLDPFATPARRMALAVGMVFQEPEAQAVAETVQDEIVFGMEQQAVPPAEMRRRLERVLAELGIGHLRGRRLATLSGGERQRVAIAAVLALEPQLLVLDEPTSQLDGDGADAVLAAVEALHRRGDLAIILAEHRLERLLHRVDAVVAVEGGRVAAAPPGEAAQTLRSVPPAVELARRLGADPVPLTVDGVRAALAGRLPAASSRVHPSPGEELLRAEGLTVAYGPVEALRGVSLSLREGELVALVGPNGSGKTTLFRALTGLVEPARGGVRFGRAPAPRSPRERTRHAGLVPQDPALALYQEQVAAELAETLRHRGLPRGRAEIEAAARAWGIADLLGRDPRDLSVGQQQRVAIAAMLAHGPRTWLMDEPTRGMDGPAKAWLAARLRDHAAAGGAAIVATHDIEAAALFATRVIGLRAGEVVFDLPAREAFAADGPLPTQVARLVPGAVTLDEVVLPCAA, from the coding sequence ATGACGGCGCTGGCCAGCCTCCAGGGCGTCACCTACACCTACCCGGGCGCGCCCGGCCCCGCGCTCGAGGATGCCGCGCTCGACCTCGAACCGGGCGCCTTCGCCCTCGTTGCCGGCCCCTCTGCGAGCGGCAAATCGACGCTCCTCCGCGTCTTCAACGGCCTCGTCCCCCAGTTCCACGGCGGAACCATCTCCGGCAGCGCCCGCGTGGCCGGGCTCGACCCCTTCGCCACGCCCGCCCGCCGGATGGCCCTCGCCGTCGGCATGGTCTTCCAGGAGCCGGAGGCCCAGGCCGTGGCCGAAACCGTCCAGGACGAAATCGTCTTCGGCATGGAGCAGCAGGCCGTCCCGCCCGCCGAGATGCGCCGCCGCCTCGAACGGGTGCTCGCCGAGCTCGGCATCGGCCACCTCCGCGGGCGGCGGCTCGCGACCCTCTCCGGCGGCGAACGCCAGCGGGTCGCCATCGCCGCTGTCCTCGCGCTCGAACCGCAGCTCCTCGTGCTCGACGAACCGACCTCCCAGCTCGACGGCGACGGCGCCGATGCCGTCCTCGCCGCGGTCGAGGCCCTCCACCGCCGGGGCGACCTCGCCATCATCCTCGCCGAGCACCGGCTCGAACGGCTGCTCCACCGGGTCGATGCCGTTGTCGCCGTTGAGGGCGGCCGGGTGGCTGCCGCGCCGCCGGGCGAAGCGGCGCAGACGCTCCGCTCGGTGCCGCCGGCCGTCGAACTCGCCCGCCGGCTCGGGGCCGACCCCGTCCCGCTGACGGTCGACGGGGTGCGCGCCGCCCTCGCCGGGCGGCTCCCGGCAGCCAGTTCGCGGGTGCACCCCTCGCCGGGCGAGGAGCTGCTCCGCGCCGAGGGGCTGACCGTCGCCTACGGGCCGGTCGAGGCGCTCCGCGGCGTTTCGCTCAGCCTGCGCGAAGGGGAGCTGGTCGCGCTCGTCGGGCCGAACGGCAGCGGCAAGACGACCCTCTTCCGCGCGCTGACGGGGCTGGTCGAACCGGCCCGCGGCGGGGTCCGGTTCGGCCGGGCGCCGGCGCCCCGCTCGCCGCGGGAGCGGACCCGCCACGCCGGCCTCGTCCCGCAGGACCCGGCGCTCGCGCTCTACCAGGAGCAGGTGGCCGCCGAGCTCGCCGAGACCCTCCGCCACCGCGGCCTCCCCCGCGGGCGCGCCGAGATCGAGGCCGCCGCCCGGGCCTGGGGCATCGCCGACCTCCTCGGCCGCGACCCGCGCGACCTCTCCGTCGGCCAGCAGCAGCGGGTCGCCATCGCCGCGATGCTCGCCCACGGGCCGCGCACCTGGTTGATGGACGAACCGACCCGCGGCATGGACGGCCCGGCGAAGGCCTGGCTCGCCGCCCGCCTGCGCGACCACGCTGCCGCCGGCGGCGCGGCCATCGTCGCCACCCACGACATCGAAGCAGCCGCGCTCTTCGCCACCCGCGTCATCGGGCTCCGCGCCGGCGAGGTCGTCTTCGACCTGCCCGCGCGGGAGGCGTTCGCGGCCGACGGCCCCCTGCCGACCCAGGTCGCCCGGCTCGTGCCCGGTGCCGTCACCCTCGATGAGGTGGTGCTCCCGTGCGCCGCCTGA
- a CDS encoding ECF transporter S component, with amino-acid sequence MAVSLPLPARQRAAARLDPGGVVFVLLNLLGLFAYLHPFFAPGVVDEGTAWFAHRTDAPAVFAGIAALCLVLVVADLAGGGLDSKRLAVLGVLSALAAVLRTITLPAGANLYFFLVILGAFTFGARLGFLLGALSFFLSAVVTGGFGPWLPFQMFASAWMGASAGLVGRAADRAGLGPRGRLALVIAFGSAWGLLYGAITNLWAWPWIVAGPDISYEPGLGPAETLRRYWNYYLLTSLGWDLFRTLCNAVVLAAVGGPILRALLRFRERFAFQVAGVRAGPRS; translated from the coding sequence GTGGCCGTTAGCCTCCCCCTGCCGGCCCGCCAGCGCGCCGCGGCCCGCCTGGACCCGGGCGGCGTCGTCTTTGTGCTGCTCAACCTGCTCGGGCTGTTCGCCTACCTCCACCCGTTCTTCGCCCCCGGCGTCGTCGACGAGGGCACCGCCTGGTTCGCCCACCGCACCGATGCGCCGGCGGTGTTCGCCGGGATTGCGGCGCTCTGCCTCGTCCTCGTCGTTGCCGACCTTGCCGGCGGGGGGCTCGACAGCAAGCGGCTGGCCGTGCTCGGGGTGCTCTCCGCCCTCGCAGCCGTGCTCCGCACCATCACCCTGCCCGCGGGCGCGAACCTCTACTTCTTCCTCGTCATCCTCGGCGCCTTCACCTTCGGCGCCCGACTCGGCTTCCTGCTCGGCGCGCTCTCCTTCTTCCTGAGCGCCGTCGTGACCGGCGGGTTCGGCCCCTGGCTGCCGTTCCAGATGTTCGCCTCGGCCTGGATGGGCGCCAGCGCCGGGCTGGTCGGCCGGGCCGCCGACCGCGCCGGCCTCGGCCCCCGCGGCCGGCTCGCGCTCGTCATCGCGTTCGGCTCCGCCTGGGGGCTGCTCTACGGCGCGATCACGAACCTCTGGGCCTGGCCCTGGATTGTCGCCGGCCCCGATATCTCCTACGAACCCGGCCTCGGCCCGGCCGAAACCCTCCGCCGCTACTGGAACTACTACCTGCTCACCAGCCTCGGCTGGGACCTCTTCCGGACCCTCTGCAACGCGGTCGTGCTCGCCGCCGTCGGCGGGCCGATCCTCCGCGCGCTCCTCCGCTTCCGGGAGCGGTTCGCCTTCCAGGTCGCCGGCGTCAGGGCTGGCCCCCGCAGCTGA